The following coding sequences are from one Halomonas sp. HAL1 window:
- a CDS encoding IS630 family transposase → MSRRLRFVSLTPDQQRILNEAYQYGEKRALRRRAHAILLNHKGHTINQIRDIIGVKRDTVSTWLSQWEADGIEGLQDKPREGRPHLLSESDLAVLEQLVEEYPHQLPVLHAKFQEQTGNVVSQDTLRRALKKGYSCKRIRRSLRAHRDEADFRHTQEIINVLKEWEDDGECDLYFFDEAGFSQSSSLPYAWSPIAKPWEVTAYPHSKRLNVLGFLTRKGEFFHHMTTDSVTTETVIEAFDQFAAHKDPDAFAVVILDNARMHRSKAFQRKLIDWMAHRIHLVYLSPYSPELNLIEILWREIKYRWLPLTAYSSFDKLCEAVKKVCNGYGTDYSITFA, encoded by the coding sequence ATGTCTCGGCGCTTACGTTTCGTTTCTTTAACACCTGACCAGCAACGTATCTTAAATGAAGCCTACCAGTACGGCGAAAAGAGAGCACTACGTCGTCGGGCCCACGCCATTCTGCTCAACCACAAGGGCCATACGATTAACCAGATTCGCGATATTATTGGGGTTAAGCGCGATACGGTATCGACTTGGTTATCCCAATGGGAAGCAGACGGTATTGAAGGTCTTCAAGACAAGCCTCGCGAAGGACGCCCGCACCTTCTCAGCGAGAGCGATCTTGCTGTGTTAGAACAACTGGTTGAAGAGTATCCCCATCAATTGCCTGTCCTCCATGCCAAGTTTCAGGAGCAGACAGGTAACGTCGTCAGCCAGGACACGTTGCGGCGCGCGTTAAAAAAAGGCTATAGCTGTAAGCGGATACGCCGCTCATTGAGGGCACATCGTGACGAAGCGGATTTCCGCCATACGCAAGAGATAATCAATGTATTGAAGGAGTGGGAAGATGATGGTGAGTGCGATCTCTATTTCTTTGATGAAGCCGGTTTCTCGCAATCATCGTCACTTCCTTATGCATGGAGCCCGATAGCCAAGCCCTGGGAAGTCACGGCCTACCCACACAGCAAACGGCTGAATGTACTGGGCTTTCTCACCAGAAAAGGTGAGTTTTTTCACCATATGACCACCGACTCAGTGACCACTGAAACCGTTATAGAAGCCTTTGATCAGTTTGCGGCACATAAAGACCCTGACGCATTCGCCGTCGTGATACTGGATAATGCCAGGATGCACCGTTCCAAGGCGTTCCAGCGCAAACTTATTGATTGGATGGCACATCGCATTCACCTGGTCTACTTGTCGCCATATTCGCCGGAGCTGAATCTGATCGAAATCCTTTGGCGCGAAATCAAATACCGGTGGCTACCGTTAACAGCCTACAGTTCGTTCGATAAGCTTTGTGAAGCGGTCAAAAAAGTATGTAATGGTTACGGCACTGATTACTCAATAACTTTTGCATAA
- a CDS encoding DNA replication terminus site-binding protein codes for MATTMPYQPSPSAYHLLLQLEQQFDTLIDTLETAVSLFERQQPASWVFHQATPARHWLREALFDMWHEQDQDGRETRNYIAIVAANDELLAAVDAVNQAKKSFAELLQHIKQAFPQTLSDAKSRLPQRHPYIDEALRRNGLARLHLKQSWRQLPIAQAPVSRVRFAWYSSGRSIKRLTVQEAEQKLLKLDTDAAHIRIQLRKLAGIPSGEVLAQVQTQAPLMRANLFFTEPLDDGHTRRALNAAMPIFVPDNNQRLPHINLPALQPPTTRTRARRRDEKLEPDVFLPSLRVYRYR; via the coding sequence ATGGCTACCACAATGCCTTATCAACCATCGCCTTCGGCCTATCATCTGCTGCTTCAGCTGGAGCAGCAGTTTGACACTTTAATTGACACGCTTGAGACCGCTGTTTCGCTTTTTGAACGCCAACAACCGGCATCGTGGGTCTTTCATCAAGCAACACCCGCTCGCCACTGGCTACGCGAAGCGCTTTTCGATATGTGGCATGAACAAGATCAGGATGGTCGCGAGACGCGCAACTACATTGCCATTGTGGCTGCTAATGATGAATTACTGGCAGCGGTAGACGCCGTTAATCAAGCTAAAAAAAGTTTTGCTGAGCTGCTGCAGCATATTAAACAGGCTTTTCCCCAAACCTTGAGCGACGCCAAAAGCCGCCTGCCGCAACGCCATCCTTACATTGATGAAGCGTTACGGCGCAATGGGCTTGCTCGTCTGCATCTTAAGCAGAGTTGGCGTCAACTGCCCATCGCACAAGCCCCCGTTTCACGGGTTCGCTTTGCGTGGTATAGCAGTGGTCGTTCCATAAAGCGGCTGACCGTTCAAGAGGCTGAGCAAAAGCTTTTAAAGCTTGATACCGATGCAGCGCATATCCGTATTCAGCTTCGCAAACTAGCCGGCATCCCAAGCGGCGAAGTGCTCGCCCAGGTGCAAACCCAGGCTCCCCTTATGCGGGCAAATCTATTTTTTACCGAACCACTCGATGATGGCCATACAAGGCGGGCGCTGAATGCGGCCATGCCTATCTTCGTACCAGACAATAACCAGCGACTGCCACACATAAACCTGCCCGCTTTACAGCCCCCCACCACCCGCACACGGGCACGGCGGCGCGATGAAAAGCTTGAGCCAGATGTATTTCTGCCGAGTTTGCGCGTTTACCGCTACCGTTAG
- the yacG gene encoding DNA gyrase inhibitor YacG, producing MVRPANDSPLEVSCPQCAKRVPWLPESTYRPFCSKRCQLLDLGAWADESHRISGESAMDEADIETLLAQADKDAPLS from the coding sequence ATGGTTCGCCCTGCAAACGATTCCCCGCTTGAAGTTAGTTGCCCTCAGTGCGCTAAGCGTGTGCCTTGGCTGCCTGAGAGCACCTATCGCCCTTTCTGCAGCAAACGCTGCCAACTGTTAGATCTAGGTGCCTGGGCCGATGAGTCGCACCGCATATCGGGCGAATCGGCGATGGATGAAGCTGATATAGAGACACTGTTGGCACAAGCTGATAAGGATGCGCCGCTCTCCTAA
- the coaE gene encoding dephospho-CoA kinase (Dephospho-CoA kinase (CoaE) performs the final step in coenzyme A biosynthesis.): MIIGLTGGIGSGKSTVARAFETLGAASVDADDVAREIVLPGEPALLAIKNRFGDQVIHQDGTLNRAALRAIIFKDPEQRRWLESVTHPKIRESLLQHLAQLKTQGAPYVLLVSPLLFESGQNALVNRAVVVDVPQALQLSRTQQRDGVSESQVHAILAAQLSREQRLAQADDVIDNSGDHLSMMEQVVRLDQRYRQLLND, from the coding sequence ATGATTATCGGATTAACCGGTGGCATTGGGTCGGGCAAATCGACGGTTGCGCGCGCCTTTGAAACGCTCGGCGCTGCCTCGGTCGATGCTGACGATGTCGCCAGAGAAATCGTTCTACCTGGCGAACCGGCACTATTAGCCATTAAAAACCGCTTCGGTGACCAGGTCATCCATCAGGATGGCACGCTTAATCGCGCGGCCCTACGCGCTATTATTTTTAAAGACCCAGAGCAGCGGCGGTGGTTAGAATCAGTCACACACCCCAAAATAAGAGAAAGTCTATTGCAGCACTTAGCGCAGCTTAAAACACAAGGCGCGCCTTATGTGCTGCTGGTATCACCGCTGCTATTTGAGTCGGGCCAAAATGCGCTGGTCAACCGAGCGGTCGTGGTCGATGTACCACAAGCGCTACAATTATCGAGAACCCAGCAACGTGATGGGGTGAGCGAAAGCCAAGTGCATGCTATTCTCGCCGCCCAGCTTTCCCGCGAACAGCGGCTAGCACAGGCAGATGACGTGATAGATAACAGCGGTGACCACCTCAGCATGATGGAGCAAGTGGTGCGGCTGGATCAACGCTACCGTCAACTGCTTAACGACTGA
- a CDS encoding A24 family peptidase: MHYPPLIVWLMALLVGLCLGSFLNVVITRLPVMLMRHWRREARAALELDEEHSPRFNLATPGSLCPRCETPIAWHDNLPLIGWIKRRGRCAGCQTSISVQYPLVEMAGGLLALAVVALHGLTAESLFIYGACLMLLALAVIDFRTQLLPDVITLPLLWAGLLFQLLFQPFMLSDAVIGVMVGYLSLWSFYWLFKLVTGKEGMGFGDFKLLAALGAWLGWNFLPLILILSAGLGAVVGLTAQACAPRLRGKPLPFGPFLALAGWVALLVGDELMALYLSLLS, translated from the coding sequence ATGCATTACCCTCCCCTGATTGTATGGCTCATGGCTTTATTGGTTGGGCTGTGCTTAGGCAGTTTTCTTAATGTTGTTATCACGCGCCTACCGGTCATGCTGATGCGCCATTGGCGGCGTGAGGCGCGTGCAGCGCTTGAACTGGATGAGGAACACTCGCCACGCTTCAATTTAGCCACACCAGGCTCCCTGTGCCCCCGCTGTGAAACCCCGATTGCCTGGCACGATAACCTGCCGCTGATTGGCTGGATTAAACGCCGCGGGCGGTGTGCAGGGTGTCAAACGAGCATCAGCGTTCAATATCCGCTGGTGGAAATGGCCGGTGGCCTACTGGCCTTGGCGGTAGTGGCACTCCATGGCCTCACTGCAGAGTCGTTGTTTATTTACGGCGCCTGCTTGATGCTGTTAGCACTCGCCGTGATCGATTTTCGTACCCAGTTATTGCCGGATGTTATTACGCTCCCGCTGCTATGGGCAGGCTTACTTTTTCAGCTACTCTTCCAGCCGTTTATGCTCTCCGATGCCGTTATCGGCGTGATGGTGGGCTATCTTTCTCTATGGAGTTTTTATTGGCTGTTCAAACTCGTCACCGGTAAAGAGGGCATGGGCTTTGGCGACTTTAAGCTGCTGGCAGCATTGGGCGCCTGGCTAGGCTGGAACTTTTTACCACTTATCTTGATACTTTCCGCAGGGCTTGGCGCGGTGGTTGGTTTAACTGCGCAGGCCTGCGCGCCTCGCTTACGTGGCAAACCATTACCCTTTGGGCCTTTTCTTGCCCTCGCTGGTTGGGTAGCGTTATTAGTTGGCGATGAGCTAATGGCGCTGTATCTCAGCCTGCTTAGTTAA
- a CDS encoding type II secretion system F family protein: protein MANARRGRRPSLQLYRWKWAGKGPQDRTLSGETLGRSKAEVTAELAGQSINVKRIRKINSLSGAGRIKPTDVMVFARQMATMIRAGIPLLQAFQVVGESLKKPAMAMLVEQMRSDVSSGSSFSDALRRHPKHFDQLFVNLIDAGEQAGALDQMLDRVASYKEKVESLKSRVKKALWYPSAVMIVGMSVTLLLLIKVVPQFESMFSNFDAELPALTQMTVNLSELAQRYWLVALGSLVATVLAIKISVQRSPKIAYGMDVLVLRLPVIGDIMHKSALARFARTLATTFASGVPLMEGLETASGAVGNKVYERAVIQTRKDVATGQQLHFAMRMTNRFPPLAIQMVSIGEESGALDAMLNRVADYYEEEVDNKVDALTSLMEPIIIVVLGVLVGGVVVSIYLPIFSLGSAL, encoded by the coding sequence ATGGCAAACGCTCGGCGTGGGCGTCGCCCATCTCTTCAACTTTACCGTTGGAAATGGGCGGGTAAAGGCCCTCAAGACAGAACACTGAGCGGCGAAACCCTTGGCCGTAGTAAAGCGGAGGTAACGGCTGAACTGGCGGGGCAAAGCATCAATGTTAAGCGCATTCGCAAAATAAACAGCCTCAGCGGCGCAGGCCGTATTAAGCCTACCGACGTGATGGTTTTTGCGCGCCAAATGGCGACCATGATTCGCGCCGGCATTCCTTTGTTACAGGCTTTCCAAGTCGTTGGCGAAAGTCTGAAAAAGCCCGCCATGGCGATGTTGGTAGAGCAGATGAGAAGCGATGTTTCATCGGGCTCAAGTTTTTCTGATGCGTTACGCCGTCACCCAAAACATTTTGATCAATTGTTTGTTAACCTCATCGATGCTGGCGAACAAGCTGGTGCGCTGGATCAGATGCTAGACCGTGTCGCGAGTTACAAAGAGAAAGTGGAATCGCTAAAATCGCGCGTTAAGAAAGCCCTTTGGTACCCTAGTGCCGTGATGATCGTCGGGATGTCAGTCACCCTGCTGCTGCTGATTAAAGTCGTCCCTCAGTTTGAAAGCATGTTTAGTAATTTTGATGCGGAGCTTCCCGCCCTGACTCAAATGACCGTTAACTTATCCGAGCTTGCTCAGCGCTATTGGCTTGTGGCCCTGGGTAGCCTGGTGGCCACGGTGCTGGCCATCAAAATAAGCGTTCAACGCTCACCCAAAATTGCTTATGGCATGGACGTTTTGGTGCTTCGCTTACCGGTGATCGGCGACATTATGCATAAATCCGCCCTTGCCCGTTTTGCGCGCACCTTAGCCACGACCTTTGCTTCCGGCGTACCCTTGATGGAAGGTTTAGAGACCGCCTCTGGGGCCGTGGGCAATAAAGTTTATGAACGCGCCGTGATACAAACCCGTAAAGATGTTGCGACCGGGCAGCAGCTACACTTTGCCATGCGCATGACCAACCGCTTTCCTCCCCTGGCAATTCAAATGGTGAGCATCGGTGAAGAGTCGGGGGCGCTGGATGCGATGTTGAACCGCGTCGCTGATTATTACGAAGAAGAAGTCGACAATAAAGTCGACGCCCTCACCTCCCTAATGGAGCCGATTATTATCGTCGTACTGGGCGTACTGGTGGGCGGCGTCGTTGTGTCTATATACTTGCCAATTTTCAGCTTAGGCTCGGCTCTCTAA
- the pilB gene encoding type IV-A pilus assembly ATPase PilB, with protein MSQATTESTLSYESTLSHAAARGGQRGIAQRLIKHGLLTETQAAAAASAAVENDISLLEHVVESGLVPPTAAAVAAGYEYGLPVINLEAVRISSLPPVTDYPVRILQSLNVVPLARHGHRLTVAVPYPATLTQLDELQFATGLSIEGILAPMDQLATTLSSYLALTQSERGMLDEFNDLDDELSTLSVAEDSEVPLEEAPQNSDDGPIVKFVNKILLDAIRRGASDIHFEPYETQYRIRFRIDGILIEVARPPLGMRNRVAARLKIMARLDISERRLPQDGAIKLKLSRTRSLDFRVNSLPTVYGEKLVLRILDPSATQLGIEQLGFTDDQRHFYERALNQPQGMILVSGPTGSGKTVSLYTGINILNKVERNICTAEDPVEIKVAGINQVNVLPKIGLDFASALRAFLRQDPDVVMVGEIRDLETADIAVKASQTGHLVLSTVHTNSAAETLTRLANMGVTSFNIASAVSLIIAQRLTRKLCPRCKEPIVIPHEALRKEGFSDEEIQQATIFKPVGCKHCTHGYKGRVGIYEVVPITEAMRQLIMSNANAMDIDQQARREGYPSLHQSGLLKVMRGITSLEEINRVSKE; from the coding sequence ATGAGCCAAGCGACTACCGAATCAACCTTAAGTTATGAGTCAACCCTAAGCCACGCCGCTGCACGGGGCGGGCAGCGCGGTATTGCCCAGCGTTTAATCAAGCACGGCTTGCTAACCGAAACGCAGGCTGCGGCGGCCGCTAGCGCCGCCGTGGAAAATGATATTTCACTATTAGAGCACGTGGTTGAAAGCGGGCTTGTGCCCCCCACTGCCGCGGCGGTTGCCGCGGGGTACGAGTACGGGCTGCCGGTTATCAATTTAGAAGCCGTTCGTATTAGCTCGCTGCCTCCTGTTACTGACTACCCAGTGAGGATTCTGCAAAGCTTAAATGTGGTGCCTCTGGCACGTCATGGGCACCGTTTAACCGTGGCCGTGCCTTACCCCGCCACGCTTACCCAGCTTGATGAGTTACAGTTTGCCACCGGGCTTAGCATTGAAGGGATATTAGCCCCGATGGACCAGCTAGCCACCACGCTGAGTAGCTATTTAGCATTAACGCAAAGCGAACGTGGCATGCTGGACGAGTTTAATGACCTCGATGATGAGTTATCAACGCTGAGTGTTGCCGAAGACAGTGAAGTGCCTTTGGAAGAAGCACCTCAAAACAGTGATGATGGCCCCATCGTCAAGTTTGTTAATAAGATTTTATTAGATGCGATTCGCCGTGGCGCGTCCGACATTCATTTCGAGCCTTACGAAACGCAGTATCGTATACGTTTTCGTATTGACGGCATCTTAATTGAGGTCGCACGCCCTCCCTTAGGGATGCGTAACCGTGTTGCCGCCCGCTTGAAAATTATGGCGCGGCTGGATATTTCTGAGCGGCGCTTACCCCAAGACGGGGCCATAAAACTTAAATTATCGCGTACGCGCTCGCTCGATTTTCGGGTCAACTCCTTGCCCACGGTGTATGGCGAAAAATTGGTATTGCGTATTCTCGACCCTTCCGCGACCCAACTCGGCATCGAGCAATTAGGCTTTACTGATGACCAACGTCACTTTTATGAACGTGCCCTCAACCAGCCCCAGGGGATGATATTGGTGTCGGGCCCCACTGGCAGTGGCAAAACCGTCTCGCTGTATACCGGCATTAATATTCTCAATAAAGTGGAGCGCAATATTTGCACGGCGGAAGATCCGGTTGAGATTAAAGTAGCCGGTATTAATCAGGTCAATGTGTTGCCTAAAATTGGGCTTGATTTTGCTAGTGCGCTACGGGCATTTCTGCGCCAAGACCCGGATGTGGTGATGGTGGGTGAAATTCGTGATTTAGAAACCGCTGACATTGCCGTTAAAGCCTCCCAGACAGGCCACTTGGTGCTTTCTACCGTGCACACTAACTCAGCTGCCGAAACGCTCACGCGGCTGGCGAACATGGGGGTTACTTCGTTTAACATCGCCAGCGCCGTTAGCCTGATTATTGCCCAACGCTTAACGCGCAAACTCTGCCCACGCTGCAAGGAGCCGATTGTTATCCCCCACGAGGCACTGCGCAAAGAGGGCTTTAGCGATGAAGAAATCCAACAGGCCACTATTTTCAAGCCGGTAGGTTGTAAGCACTGCACGCATGGCTATAAAGGTCGCGTGGGTATTTATGAGGTCGTTCCCATTACGGAAGCCATGCGCCAATTAATTATGAGCAACGCCAACGCGATGGATATCGATCAGCAGGCGCGCCGCGAAGGCTACCCCAGTTTGCACCAGAGCGGTTTATTAAAAGTCATGCGGGGGATTACCAGCCTTGAAGAAATTAACCGCGTTAGTAAGGAGTAA
- a CDS encoding prepilin-type N-terminal cleavage/methylation domain-containing protein, with product MLSTFQPITRNTKQGGFTLIELLIVVAIIGVLAAVAIPQYGNYVDRSNATAAFQEASSFKTPVEAAVLDGDVDGFATLASSAPDVAIEGDLSADPVVDISITSEKNGDSVVIERNSEGVWSCTNTFDHDLEECGD from the coding sequence ATGCTGAGCACTTTCCAACCGATAACTCGCAACACCAAACAAGGCGGTTTTACGCTGATTGAGCTACTGATCGTTGTGGCGATCATTGGCGTTTTGGCGGCAGTGGCTATCCCGCAGTATGGAAATTACGTTGATCGCTCCAATGCAACAGCAGCATTCCAAGAGGCTTCATCTTTCAAAACTCCTGTTGAGGCAGCTGTCTTGGACGGCGACGTAGATGGCTTTGCTACGCTTGCATCAAGTGCTCCTGATGTTGCAATTGAAGGTGACTTAAGTGCAGATCCCGTCGTTGACATCTCAATTACATCAGAGAAAAATGGTGACTCTGTAGTTATTGAAAGAAATAGTGAAGGAGTGTGGTCTTGTACGAATACTTTTGATCATGATTTAGAAGAATGTGGTGATTGA
- a CDS encoding anti-virulence regulator CigR family protein gives MNSIKLIAFSALGALLFNSATFAQPDHAPAHGARDKGNSSQHQTQQHGSHHKESAQYGRVDLPRINERELRQLLRQHDAPRAESLPPGIQRNLERGKPLPPGIAKRFDGRLASQLPQYPGYEWERVGADVVLIEAATRVVVDVLVDVLR, from the coding sequence ATGAACAGTATTAAGCTAATTGCCTTCAGTGCGCTTGGCGCACTGCTATTCAATAGCGCTACCTTTGCCCAACCCGACCATGCCCCGGCCCACGGTGCGCGGGATAAGGGCAATAGTAGTCAACACCAGACTCAGCAGCACGGCTCTCACCATAAGGAAAGCGCTCAATATGGGCGGGTTGATTTACCCCGCATTAATGAGCGTGAACTGCGCCAGCTATTGCGCCAACACGACGCGCCGCGAGCCGAGTCATTGCCGCCGGGTATTCAGCGTAATTTAGAGCGCGGTAAGCCGCTGCCGCCGGGTATCGCCAAGCGCTTTGATGGTCGGCTAGCCTCTCAGTTACCGCAATACCCAGGCTATGAATGGGAGCGGGTGGGGGCGGATGTGGTCTTGATTGAAGCAGCCACCCGCGTTGTGGTCGATGTTCTGGTCGATGTTTTACGCTAA